Proteins encoded within one genomic window of Triticum aestivum cultivar Chinese Spring chromosome 2D, IWGSC CS RefSeq v2.1, whole genome shotgun sequence:
- the LOC123051704 gene encoding nucleolar protein 56 yields MALYLLFESASGYALFHASGIRKIGQTVDAVRPTLLDLKRFSKAVKLARFTPFLSAVDATNQCNAVSEGITTDELVNFLVLNLPKVKEWKKGKFTVGVAQPKVGSRITEATGIPCQSDDYIQELLGAVRLHFGQLFDQLKPYDLENYSRASADNMVTQTILLLDTLDKGVNFFTMRVREWYGWHFPELVKIVNDNYLYAKLAKFVANKSDLSEKDIPALADLIGDEDKAKEIVEAAKVSTGQDLSPVDLINVQQFAQRVMNLSEYRKNIYEYLVTKMNDIAPNLTSLIGVRVGAQLISNAGSLSNLAKLPSSTLQILGAEKALRRALKTGGNTPKYGHIFHSSFIGRASTKNKGRMARYLASKCSMASRIDCYSDMSSSIFGEKMREQVEERLDFCEKDVASRKNLDVMNPAIEGMTNRVSEEDDAQKENGWKKESNSKADDDAMHLDKPAMHSTLCTRLAIVEL; encoded by the exons ATGGCGCTCTATCTGCTCTTCGAGTCCGCGTCGGGGTACGCGCTCTTCCACGCCTCCGGCATCCGCAAGATCGGGCAGACCGTGGACGCCGTCCGCCCCACCCTGCTGGACCTCAAGCGGTTCAGCAAGGCCGTCAAGCTCGCCAGGTTCACCCCCTTCCtctccgccgtcgacgccaccaaccAGTGCAACGCCGTCTCCGAAG GGATCACGACCGACGAGTTGGTAAACTTCCTGGTGCTCAACCTGCCCAAGGTCAAGGAGTGGAAGAAGGGCAAGTTCACCGTTGGCGTCGCCCAGCCCAAGGTCGGGTCCCGCATCACCGAGGCCACCGGAATCCCTTGCCAGTCGGACGACTATATCCAGGAACTGCTTGGTGCGGTGCGGCTGCACTTCGGTCAGTTGTTTGACCAACTCAAG CCATATGACCTGGAGAACTATAGCAGGGCAAGTGCGGATAACATGGTGACTCAAACTATCCTTCTGTTGGATACACTTGATAAGGGTGTCAATTTCTTTACCATGAGAGTGAG GGAGTGGTATGGATGGCATTTTCCTGAGCTGGTCAAAATCGTGAATGACAACTACCTTTATGCTAAGCTTGCCAAATTTGTAGCAAACAAATCTGATTTGTCAGAGAAAGACATTCCAGCTTTAGCAGATCTGATTGGAGATGAGGACAAGGCAAAAGAAATTGTTGAAGCAGCAAAGGTATCTACGG GCCAGGACCTTTCACCAGTTGATTTGATCAATGTCCAACAGTTTGCTCAAAGGGTCATGAATCTATCTGAGTACCGTAAAAATATCTATGAGTATCTGGTGACAAAGATGAATGATATTGCACCAAATCTGACGTCATTGATTGGTGTAAGGGTTGGAGCTCAGTTAATCTCTAATGCTGGCAGTCTTTCGAATCTTGCAAAATTACCTTCCTCCACTCTTCAGATACTAGGTGCTGAGAAGGCGCTGAGAAG AGCTCTCAAAACAGGTGGAAACACACCGAAGTATGGCCACATATTCCACTCATCTTTCATTGGCCGTGCATCGACGAAGAACAAGGGAAGAATGGCTAGATACCTAGCAAGTAAATGCTCAATGGCTTCACGCATTGACTGTTATTCAG ATATGAGTAGCTCCATTTTCGGTGAGAAGATGCGGGAACAAGTCGAGGAGAGATTAGACTTTTGTGAAAAGGATGTTGCATCACGCAAGAACCTTGATGTAATGAACCCTGCAATTGAGGGTATGACGAACAGAGTCTCAGAGGAGG ATGATGCTCAGAAGGAGAATGGTTGGAAAAAGGAGTCTAATTCCAAGGCTGATGATGACGCTATGCATCTTGATAAGCCTGCTATGCACTCGACGTTGTGCACCCGATTGGCCATCGTCGAACTGTAG
- the LOC123051701 gene encoding elongation factor 1-beta-like: MAFTQNARTTPRFSSPGDSDRTRGISALHRLGSFGDRPRIACSWGSERSDPSSSHLNLGVSSASTAAACAPPAPPPPPPSEFDKPPSSPDPMAVTFSDLHTADGLKALEAHLAGKTYISGDGITKDDVKVFAAVPVKPSAEFPNAARWYDTVAAAVASRFPGQSSGVSASSAPAAAAPAASKDEDDDDDMDLFGDETEEDKKAAAEREAAKPAKKKESGKSSVLMDIKPWDDETDMKKLEEAVRSVQMEGLTWGASKLMPVGYGIKKLQIMLTIIDDLVSVDTLIEEVLCEAPINEYVQSCDIVAFNKI; the protein is encoded by the exons ATGGCCTTCACCCAGAACGCAAGGACCACGCCGAGATTCTCATCGCCGGGGGACAGCGACAGGACGCGCGGCATCAGCGCCCTGCATCGGTTGGGCAGCTTCGGGGACAGGCCGCGCATCGCCTGCTCCTGGGGCTCGGAAAGGTCGGACCCGAGCTCATCCCACCTGAACCTCGGCGtctcctccgcctccaccgccgccgcctgcgca cctcctgcgccgccgccgccgccgcccagcgaaTTCGACAAGCCCCCGAGCTCGCCGGATCCGATGGCCGTCACGTTCTCCGACCTCCACACCGCCGACGGGCTCAAGGCCCTCGAGGCGCACCTCGCCGGCAAGACCTACATCTCCGG CGATGGGATCACCAAGGACGACGTCAAGGTGTTCGCGGCGGTGCCCGTGAAGCCCAGCGCCGAGTTCCCGAACGCTGCCCGCTGGTACGACACCGTCGCCGCGGCTGTTGCTTCAAG GTTCCCTGGCCAGTCCTCTGGGGTGAGTGCATCATCGGCTCCTGCTGCAGCTGCTCCTGCCGCTTCCAAG gatgaagatgacgatgatgacatGGATCTGTTTGGCGATGAGACCGAGGAGGACAAGAAAGCTGCAGCTGAGCGTGAGGCTGCCAAGCCTGCAAAGAAGAAAGAAA GTGGCAAATCCTCCGTCCTCATGGACATCAAGCCATGGGACGATGAGACTGACATGAAGAAGTTGGAGGAGGCTGTCCGCAGTGTTCAAATGGAGGGTCTCACCTGGGGTGCAT CTAAGCTTATGCCTGTGGGTTATGGCATCAAGAAGCTCCAGATCATGCTGACGATCATCGATGACCTTGTGTCCGTCGACACTCTTATTGAGGAAGTGCTTTGCGAGGCGCCCATCAACGAATATGTCCAGTCGTGTGACATCGTTGCCTTCAACAAGATCTAG